The following DNA comes from Salvelinus sp. IW2-2015 linkage group LG1, ASM291031v2, whole genome shotgun sequence.
CTCCTTCTCTCCATCATGTCAGTGTAGGACAGGTGAAggaaaggaggtagagaggtTCTTATCCCGGTTTGGGAGGGAAGTCTGTGTAAATCCTTTTGAATTCAATCKTTTTTTTGATAgtatcactttttgacagcaacagaactttccatacatatttgcccatggaagaagtggtcagaaagtgacttaaTGGACCCAGCCCAAAGGCCGGCAGATGACGATATTGAGTTGTCATTTTACATTCAAATGCATTGTATGCAGCCTGCAAAACATTAGTATCAATCGTGGACCGGTATGTACCTAAAACATTATCCATTCAGGCTGCATAGGCTTTGATTTCCTKCTTAGATGGATACTTTGGAATTATACCAATGAGATAGCGCAATGCATGGAAGTCTATGGCTAATGGTAGTTAGCATTTGCCAAGCTACCTCTGACGAATGCCTTCATACTGGACATAGGCATATAAAGGTATCCACaatttcatctgactctggggaagtaaataaATTGCCTCTGCCAAAATCCCTTTAATTCTATGTAATGGTGAGAATGTGGAAAATAATAGGAAAATATGCATACTTTCCTTATGGaacaccattttccaccaccatgctataCTGGCTAAATGCTAATCCCGGATGTTGGGTCAAATGGATCAAATTTGAGCACATacacttctacaatgggcaaatatgtatggaaagttttgttcaaatcaataGGGGTGCTAtgaaaaagtgattgaatttacCCTTCTGTGTTGTCATTGTTTGTGCGGTTTACAGAAAAATACCTGTGTTCTGCCCGAGGACCTCCGAGACTTTTATCTCACAACGGATGGTTTCACCCTTACCTGGAGTGCCAAACTCGAGAGTAGGTAACcctgacagtgacacattcagctCCAAACATCCAAAGAAGAACAGACAACTGAACActacctcttcttctctctgtgacACTCTTTTCTATATTGTACCAGATGAATCTGTGCCTTTAGGATGCATGGTGCTCAACGGTGTGGCCAACCTGCGTCCTCTTTGCCAGTCATCGTCAGTGTTCTCCCTCCCCAACGCACCCTCACTGGCTGACCTGGACTGGGACGAAGAACAAGTTGAAGGTGACACCACCTCATTCAGCTACTTAGTGGATTCTTTAGTTTCAGCCTCCAATGTTATTGTATACTGAATCTTCTAGCTATGGGTTCCTTGTCGAAATGTTGGACATATTGTAGAATACGGGGCATGGAAGCAAATGTTCCATAAATTGCTACATCATGTATAGATAGGACTATCTAGTTAACATAGTAGGACACACAGACAATTCACACATTCTGTTTCCCTCAGAGTCAGAGTGTGGGCCGGCGGAGCCCCATTTTGATTCCAGGAGCCGTATCTTTGAGCTGGACCCCTGCAGTGGGAATGGCAAAGTCTGCCTGGTCTACAAAGACTGCACAAAAGGTACTTTCCCATTTACCCATGTGATATGCcacatgcactgtgtgtgtaaaatatcatgaaagaaaaagaaaggaagaCAATTTCCATTTGCCATATTTTACACCACACTTTATGAAAGTTAAAAAGCTAAATGGATTTTGACTGGTTAATATTCATGGGAATGTGCCCATAATTATTTCATCCCCCTTGCTCTCTGTCCCATGGCTGTTTGGTTCCAGGTGTGGTGGCCCAGAAGTGTGAGGTGTGGTTCCTGGATCGCTCTCTGTACTGGCACTACCTAACGCCCAGCTTCACTGCCTACTACCGCCTGATGATCACCAACTTAGGCCTGCCAGAGTGGCAGAACGCCTTCACCCCCTACGGCCCCAGTCCCCAGGCCAAGGTAATACTCCGTCACCCCCTAGAAcagtgcttctcaattattttctgttacgcaccccctaggaagaagtaaacatttcgcccccccccccaactctccgccgcgactgtaaatagtatcatttgtctataaaagtgttataagtacacctctgcataacatcgtatccttattaacattaaagaaaacaaaaaaagaaaaacgaaagaaatatagatcaacttacaacaaagaataacttaattaacattgttttttagtctgtaacagaaaatacttaaagtgcatcaatttgcctgaaattaaaaaaaaaatgtaacccttatttaaactgtaaacattttttgaccatttgatactgaaaaaataaataaaatataatcagtaaataataatacattcaaattgatcagcaacattaactcaggagcacaatatatgaaacactttgacctataaaacaaaaatgaataaaacaatttgtgctgatttaaaaaaaatctaaatgaggAAGTCAGGATTAATGGCTACAATGAGCACGTTTTGCAGAGCACAGCTTTTCGATGCGGGGTTTGAAGCATGATACTGCAACTCTCCGCTCCTGCTCAATGTTTAGCTGGGACCTGTACTTGGTCTTCAGTGCAGCAACAGCAGAGAAGCCAGTCTCACAAAGATAAGATGTTGCAAAAGGAAGAAGAATGCCCATGGCCCTCTGCCCTAAGAGTGGATACTGCCTCTCTACACTCAGCCAGAATTCACTCAGTGTCTGTGATGTGAACCTCAGTCTCAATGTGGAGTCAGACGTCWTATCAATGAACTGGTCCTCCTCTGCAGAGCTGAAACCAGTTGGAGCTGGTGCATTGAAAGGATCTCACCAAGTCATATTGGGAACTGTTTTCAGGGAAGTACTTTTTAAAGAATCCcatcagtgatgaaatatgctcCTTAATATATGGAATCACTGAGGTGGCATCATAGTCAGTAGTGTCAACAAATTCATGCAGGTTCTCGAATGAATCAGTATTTCCTTCATCAAGTCGCCMMCCCCACATTGCAAGCTTTCGAGTGAAAGAGCTGATCTTGTCTGTGacctgagggaggtgtttatctttcccttgaaGCTGTAGATTTAGTTCATTTAGCTTTCCAAATATGTCACTCGGGTAGGCCAGTTTTGCCAGGAAGTTCTCATCACTAAATGTTTCTGCGAGGTCATACTTGTGCTCCTGCTCCGAAAACATTCTTATCTGCTCTCTGAGCTCAAAAACTCGGGACAAGACTTTTCCTCGTGACAGCCACCTTGCTTCACTGTGAAACAGCACAGCTTGATGTTCAGCTCCCATCTCCTCACAGATAGCAGAGAAGACTCTTGTTTTTAGTGGTCTGGTCTTTATAAAATTGACTACACCTACAATGTCAGTCATAACCTCACTTAATTCAGAGGAAAGGTGCCTTGATGCCAGTGCTTCTCTGTGTATAACACAGTGTGTCCACTCAGCATTAGGTGAGGCCTTCTTGATGAGTGCCGAAGTCCTTTTCTCATCCCTGCCATGgtaggccagcagcataccaccctgcataccactgctggcttgcttctgaagctaagcagggttggtcctggtcagtccctggatgggagaccaggtgctgctggaagtggtgttggagggccagtaggaggcactctttcctctggtctaaacaaagatc
Coding sequences within:
- the tpgs2 gene encoding tubulin polyglutamylase complex subunit 2, which gives rise to MEETKEGLTCKGVAERLTLGITRVLESMPGVMDVRFVEREPAEKRCLLSWEQKNTCVLPEDLRDFYLTTDGFTLTWSAKLENESVPLGCMVLNGVANLRPLCQSSSVFSLPNAPSLADLDWDEEQVEESECGPAEPHFDSRSRIFELDPCSGNGKVCLVYKDCTKGVVAQKCEVWFLDRSLYWHYLTPSFTAYYRLMITNLGLPEWQNAFTPYGPSPQAKQWASLYQPLSFHCEPSMSDLAGEPPVNKLDPSKAFRGKAKLPAPKKKQSAQGGVGGTTKGQGSSGRHSGGRR